The window aaggcttgattatatatatattttttctttttaaactattgttttactaagattctcttaaatattttaatataaattcaacatatttttctattataatttaaatatatttaaataatttttattcaataaaatggatttttattaacatgtattgtattaagattctattcggtattatttatttaataactataatctttatttttattaaattcttgtttttgttgaATCAAATACATCGCCGATAACGAATCAATAAAGTACCTATAGAAAGATAGCcggattttaatattatttgattttctTAAGTATTTATTAAGTGATtttgtaatgatttttttttaaattgttgttaaatatCTTATAGAATCTCACATTAGTCTTATACATAAGATTAataaatcacatatttataaaaatgctTTATCATATGTAATTACCATTTTTATGCTACTGTTTTACTAATATTCTCCGaagtattttgttaaaaaaatttcttaaatcTTTGTTATCTGTATAAAATACCTTATAGAGTCTCACATTAGTCTTATACATAGAATTAATAAATatgttcatatttttataaaaagagcTTTATTACATGTGATTCTTAAACTACCGTTTTACTAAGATTCTTGTAAGTATTTTAATATAAGttctacatattttttttattataatttacatatgtttaaataatttttattcatgaaatttAAATTACTTTGTTTAACATGATTCTAGTAAGATTCTATTTAGTATTCTTTATTCCGCTAGACaattaagaaaattttatttttataatttagtaagttaaataaaatcttatattaaaataaataatttattatttagtagaactttaattttcattaaaatctcTAATTTGTTCTATAAAGTAGACATTCATACAAACATAATCAAAGAGTTActtaatatataactttaagATTCTCTaggatattttattattaaatatttgtaccatgcaagattcttttaaaatttgagatttttcttgttaaattatttacaatatgatatttttttttgactcttctaatatttttcataatcaTTATTTTGAGAATCTCAAaccaattaatataaaagaattctaatacaaaaattataatgatatctGAAGGAACACTTTAAGAAACCTTTTACTTCggattatcataaataaaataaatactaaaataatattactaaatcttttttatttatcaaggtgaatcttttgaaatttgaaattcgaaATTCGAATGTttgattgattgattatgtGGGATTTGTGAATACTCGGGCAAAATCTTTTACAAATCTTTTTGCATAAGGAAATGTAATAAACGCattaaatatatactaattGCACGCATTAAATATATGGATAAGATTACTATACTATCCTTTATAAAgtagatttgattgattttttgataaatcacaATTTAGAATATTATCATAAGATCAACGGTGATTAAATGGGTTTctcagttttcttgataagctaggttttcttaggatcttcctcctatatatatatatatatatatatatatatatatatatatatatatatatatatatatatatatatatatatatatatataggaagaTTCAAAAGAGACGTAGTCTTAGCGAGAGACATGAGAGACAATGCATCTGAACATTAATTCTCTTTAAATCCTATGGCCAAGATTATATACATATTAGTCTTGTATTTATACTAATTAGTACCAGAAGGGTAGTATAAGTAAActagaaatataaattatgcGTACATTCAACAcattaattcaattaatttatttacatgtACAAAAGGATTGCATTAAATATTGTATACACATTTAATGCTAGACTTTATATTTTTCCATATTCAAGTTGTTTCAATAAATTGATTATGCAAATTCCAATTATATTGATTAGCTTgcacaatattttattttaatagtttCCAAATATACCTCTTGAATGACTTATTCTGAATCTTCACAACCAAATTCAGGTACAGAATAATTGGCAATCATATTTTGGCCCACTGTTTAAGATTCTACTATATTTCAAGAACTTcccataaattttttaatttggagTACCTAGTAGTATTCGATTTTGGTAAACTACCTGATTTATCGAACTACCCGATTTTGGAACAACTACTCGATTTTAGAGATTGCATAACGTGTTCGTTAAAGTgataagaataattatattttaatattaaaattaaaaatttaaaattacaataatatcaataaagTTCTACTTATAATATCCGCAaaatcttttgtatttattactattatgaTTTAAAGAAGAACATATCATTCTTTCGTTATCGTTACCTACTAACTTATAtcgttttaatattaaattactaaCATATTTTCacaagattctttaaggtgttccGTAGACAAATGATAATAATTTCACGATCAAATATCTTGTTTTATCAAAAGTGAGATGACAAggtgtaaaatattttaaattatttcaatattatttataCTAATTAATGAGTTCTTCACCAATGTAACATATCTTattcaataatttatattttcatatttattttttctactGATTTTATAGATATTCTCTAAAATGTTACTTACGCATACGATAAAAATTGCACCTttgagttttatttaattttagatgataaatttttttaaaaaatatttcattaagTGTCTTGCGTGTCAAGTGTacgatatttttataaattatttacatactaattcaaaattttcagatattaatttaatatgttcTTCTGTTGAGATTATTTAAGGTGTTACGTAGCTATATAAGAAAAATACATGATTctgtttttttgaaatttattaatagagatttattattttaattactatGGAGATTTAGTAAGATATTCTCAAATACTAAGGTTCTAATGAGAAATCTACAACATATTTTTTGCTAGTAAACATTTATAAGGAGATTTCATAACGTGTTCATGAAGGTGATAAgaataattacatattaatatttaaaaataattaaaattatgatattatcAACAAAGTTTTATTAGTAATATCTGCAAAACCTCTTGTATTTATTCCTAATACTTTTTAAAGAAATAAATCTCATTTTATcgttaatgtttaaagaagaattTCATGTAGAGAATTGAAAAAGTTGCTATTAATGATTTAaggttttaatttatatggagATTTCATGACGTGTTCATGACggtgataaaaataaatacatttcaatattaaaaataaaaaaaaattataatgatatcaaTGAGTTTCTACTTGTAATATCCGCAAAATCTcttgtatttaatactatattttactactatttataattttttgttatattaaatttatattaatttcacaAGATTCTTTAGAGTGTTCCTAAGACACACAATAAAAATTTTCATGATTAAATTttcgtatttatttttaataaacagGAAGGTGGTAGAAAGGTGGTAAGATATTATGTggagattctttaaggtgttcgTGAAGGGAGTgttaataattacaaatatatataaaagactttttctttcaaaaaaatagatataagaTAACTTTAAAATTAATAGATTAACGTAATATTGAACAAAACACTTAATGAAAGATTTTAGAACACTTAAGCGAATTTAAAAAAACACTAgaaaatctataaaaaaaattagaatacaaCATTaagtagaattttaaattttatgacaataaaatataaaaaatttcaaatgttTTACAAGGGAGAAAATTAATAAATCTTTCTTTAAATACCTTAAAGAATCTTTTGATTTACATAAAAATAGattgatttccataaatcagaTTCTATGTTAGAGAAAACTACTATATATAGAATACAAGATTCTTATTGTAGCTGATGAAAGAATCGATTTTAAATCTTCTTACAACTATAAATGGTCATTTAATGGGAATAAATTCTTTTCAAAATTGAAAAGATTTTACAATCTCTAAAGATCAGCAACGTACCATATACAAAATTAGACGAgttagattacaaaatgcaagACCTTCATTATACTATAAAATTACAACAATGCCATTAAAACATGTATTTGTTAgtgtattaaaatactaattgaTCAGCGGTCTAGAATAAGTCTCTCATGTCTCTTGATAAGCAGCGTCTCTCTCGAAACCACTCTCAtggagatatgagatctaatctcagccactcatttaaatacattatattcatctctctccatttatttaatattttaatatttcaccatcttctaattcaactacctatcaccttcaaccaccgctgaccaccaccaccacctccggcgaccaccagaaaatcaccaccagcaaacataaaatcaccaccagaaaacataaaatcaccaccggaaacTGAAAAGCACCGCCAGAAAACTAAAATAAACgcctgaaaaaaattaaaatcaccacacCGCCACCAtctacaaaacaaaatcaccgtcgaaaaatcaaaaacaccatCAGAAAATGAAAATCGCCAAAAAACGAAAAACAATCACCACCAGCAACAACCATTTCTTTCAACCAGTAGCTATGTTGACAAGCATTAATCACCATTGATGATTTGCTCCAGATCTGAGCGACAAAAATAGTAGTATAGATCAGGCGTTCGGACGGAACGCGGCGGGGAAGTCGGCGAATGGAGCCGCaggctgaggagagagggaggagGGAAAGAAACTGTCGGTGGAAAGTCGGGGATGGAGGCTGGGTCGGCGATGTGCTCGCGAGGGAGAGCGAAATGAGGGCGCCCATCCGTGGAGATGTTGGGGAAACAGCTGCAGAACTGGTGGCGGCAACGCTACAACAGCCATGGAGAAGGGGGAGAAAAAGGGAGAGAGAAAAGGCGGTGGGCGGTGGGCGGCGAGTGGTGGGGGATGTGGCTGGTGAAGAGATGAATAAACAAAATGGGAGCAGGATGAAGACACGGAGAGAGAAGAAAGATAGAGATTACGGAGAAACAAAAGGCTTGGATTAAAAgtttttatgtaaaataaagggctgagattagatctcatatctcacattatttggggttctcatttgagtatatatatatatatatatatatatatatatatatatatatatatatatatttcacaaaaaatgtaacgatatgttttatttgcaaaTATACCTCCTGTatctcttcattttcaaatatacGTTAAGTCTTTTGAGCCCAATAGAAGCCCACTCCAGCACTTCCGCTCCAAACATCTGTACACTTCACTCCCGCACTCCGTCATCATCAACTAGCATCAAAACGCTTTAACAAGGTATAATCTAGTTttctaatttcaattctagTTGCAATTGAGGACTTAAAACATATGATATCAATTTGATTATGtagattttatttgaaattaaagtTGAATGCTATGTATTGCCTGATTCCAGGTTTGAGTATGATTTTCAGTTTTGAGATTACAGTAGTTTTGTATATGTTATTGTTGATTTCAAAAGTTTGTGTTGCAGTTTATGTTTATTCGAATGTTACTCTGAGTTGCAATTGAAGTTTAATCTGATTAAATTCATGATGCTAGTTGAATTTACTTTTAGTTTTGAGCAGGTTTATGTCCATTTTTGTATTTAGTTGATTGTTACAAATCGGTTGATTTCAGTTGCAATTGAGGTTTCTTTTGGTTGACCAACCATGATATATAAGATTATGAATTTTGCAGCCAATAACACAAGAGTTCATCATTTTTTACTTGTGTTTAAATTTGGACTAGTGGTTGTTGTTGAACTTGTTAGTTTTGAGttacaatttattttgattCAGTAGTGGTTTTTGTGATTTAGTTATATTGCATCCCAACTAACATGTTAATTCGGTTGTTTTCAAAGTTGATTTAGTTGCTGATTTAGGATTTAGTTACTTCTGGTTAGATGGCACCGCAGGGGCACTCATTGAAGTTGCAATCAGGATTTAGAAATACATTGAAGGCAATTACATGTACTCCATTAATTTGACtgtaaaattttatagtttagatttttttaatgtattgAGTATTGAGAGGCAGTGACTTATATATTCATATGTGTACAGGTGCATCGGGCAAATgatattttgtttgaatttcAGAATGGTTATAGAAAAGCTATAGTTGATATTGGTGTGAGAACCTGTACATGCAATAGGTTTCAACTGGACCAACTTACTTGTGCTCATGAAATTGCTGTTTTACAAAAGGCTAATCATGATCCATATGATTATTGTTCACCATATTTCACAAAGGAAGCAATGATTCATGCATATGAAGAGACAGTGTTCCCTGTTGGTCACGAAGACACGTGGGAAGTACCCGAAAATATCAAGTCAATGACACTATATCCTTCACAAGTACGAGTAAGAGTGCGCAGACCAAAAAAAAGATGCAAAACTTTTTGGGAGATAAATGCAAAATGATATGAACAAGTCAAATTCGGGAGTTGCAATCAATACGAACATAATAGAAGAATCGAAATCCTCCACTCAGAGTTGCTTGAATTAGTTACTTTATATGATTACATTGGTTGTTTTTTATAAAGCAAAGACATAATTGTCGTTTTAAGTACACGGAGTAGAACtattagttttatatatttgactttgAGGTCAAGGTATCAAGTGACTTTCAGTTGCATTTGAAGTTGGTTTTTGTTGCATATTAGCATTATAATGTCCGCTAAACATTAGCAACGCTGAAAGCTACACTATATGCAAATATCAACCTAATTTGCAACCTTGTGATCAACTTTACTctatttctaaaatttaaagtGCATCTTCATTAAGAGCCCCTGTGGTGTCAATAATTCAAATGAATTCAGTCTTATCATGCACTGGCATGATATTCCTTGTAAGAATGTATAAACCTACATACATGCAACACAATAAATCATATGCAACATTATATGCAACTTAGTACCCACTTATAATCGTAAATTGTTAAAGTTACTACTATGCAACTTAATAATCCAATATGCAACATTATATgcaacttattatatatatatatatatatatatatatatatatatatatatatatatatatatgcaacttCAGTAACTTtgacaatttatattttaatatgcaacttgaCAACCTAACATGCAACATATTATGAAACTCAgtaatatgatataaaaaaattatatgcaaCTTAGTGCCCTGATATGCAACTAACAACTGAATACAATTAAAATATCGTAAACGAACCAAATAATAACTTTTCAAACCATATCATTTACATAATTCCTAATTCCAATCATATCGAATTATGTTACATCCCTAACCACTATTACACAGTTCCTTTCAATTACTTGGTGGCACAAAAAAAGAATTAACACAAGCAATTCATTTCAAAGATCTagtctttctctttttttgttGGAGTCTTTATCGCCTTCTCATCTCTTTTTGTGTCCTCTCCCTCGCTCTCGTAACTATATATCTACTTTGCCATGTTATATGAGTAAAATAGGAAAGCAAGTCTGCTTCTATGGGCACAATATCCAAGTGTGCTTGGGGAATTTCCTTCTAATCAGCAAGGATACTCAACAAACGAAACCATGTATATACCAATATCACTGCAACAAATATAACATACTATAATTatacaagttttaaaaaatttaacaaacttAAATAGTCATGTGACTTACATAGATGATGACTTAACGCAGTCATGATGCAATACCAGTCCAAAACGATCCGCATCTGACTTGTTCAAATAAGCCTTGGATGAGAAGTCAATATCATCACGTTTGTAGAAACTAGTAATTCTCATATAGTAAAGCAGTAACTTAAAAAATGG of the Daucus carota subsp. sativus chromosome 4, DH1 v3.0, whole genome shotgun sequence genome contains:
- the LOC108203468 gene encoding uncharacterized protein LOC108203468; translated protein: MAPQGHSLKLQSGFRNTLKVHRANDILFEFQNGYRKAIVDIGVRTCTCNRFQLDQLTCAHEIAVLQKANHDPYDYCSPYFTKEAMIHAYEETVFPVGHEDTWEVPENIKSMTLYPSQVRVRVRRPKKRCKTFWEINAK